One region of Wyeomyia smithii strain HCP4-BCI-WySm-NY-G18 chromosome 3, ASM2978416v1, whole genome shotgun sequence genomic DNA includes:
- the LOC129729965 gene encoding protein Vhl: protein MDPKLKSESAEIRSFVLFKNFTQRTVDIYWVNYSSKFIHYSALEPAAQVPVNTYVTHPWVFIDKSTGERMLVKHQPVYYPEPWYTNIDANGKLARIEVQIHYPLRCLRDICAWNIFAALRGDKRGFIELELPKSLVEELRECYNLFLMANRIAK, encoded by the coding sequence ATGGATCCGAAGCTCAAGTCCGAGTCCGCCGAGATACGTTCTTTCGTTCTGTTCAAGAACTTTACCCAGCGAACGGTAGATATTTATTGGGTAAATTATTCCTCAAAGTTTATCCACTATTCCGCACTGGAGCCAGCGGCTCAGGTGCCGGTTAACACGTATGTAACGCACCCGTGGGTGTTTATCGATAAATCCACCGGCGAACGGATGCTGGTCAAGCACCAGCCGGTTTACTATCCGGAACCGTGGTACACCAACATAGACGCCAACGGTAAGCTGGCCCGGATCGAGGTCCAGATACACTACCCTTTGCGGTGTTTGCGCGATATCTGCGCGTGGAACATATTTGCCGCATTGCGTGGCGACAAGCGCGGCTTCATCGAGTTGGAACTGCCGAAAAGTTTGGTTGAGGAACTGCGAGAATGCTATAATCTCTTTTTGATGGCTAACAGGATAGCTAAGTGA